From Candidatus Dormiibacterota bacterium, one genomic window encodes:
- the otsB gene encoding trehalose-phosphatase gives MRYILGREQRPVLQALARTDALLAFDFDGTLAPLVPEPARTRLRPRTRSLLAEVAGLYRCAVITGRALGDLRPRIAGLPLWAILGNHGAEEGAGGRGQADRRRTVRGWRRLLRDRLGPLRGVWIEDKKDTLTIHFRNASSPPHAQQAVLRIARALPRARLVPGHFGINLLPVGSPDKGTAVRMLQKRARSRAALYVGDDGSDELVFSNGRGRGLVTVRVGRSRASRAAYYLRDQTEIDDLLALLVALRGERPAGRDSRFRSGVVRRR, from the coding sequence GTGAGGTACATCCTGGGACGCGAGCAGCGCCCCGTGCTGCAGGCCCTGGCCCGGACAGACGCCCTTCTGGCGTTCGATTTCGACGGGACGCTGGCGCCACTCGTTCCCGAACCCGCACGGACACGCCTTCGTCCTCGAACCCGGTCGCTTCTGGCGGAGGTCGCCGGGCTCTACAGATGTGCCGTCATCACCGGACGGGCCCTCGGCGATCTTCGGCCACGGATCGCGGGGCTTCCTCTGTGGGCGATCCTCGGCAATCACGGCGCCGAGGAGGGCGCGGGCGGGCGCGGGCAGGCCGACAGGCGCAGGACCGTCCGCGGCTGGCGGCGCCTCCTGCGCGACCGCCTGGGTCCGCTGCGCGGCGTGTGGATCGAGGACAAGAAGGATACGCTGACCATTCACTTCCGGAACGCCTCGAGTCCGCCGCACGCGCAACAGGCGGTCCTGCGGATCGCGCGCGCGCTCCCTCGTGCCCGCCTCGTCCCGGGCCACTTCGGGATCAACCTTCTCCCCGTCGGCTCTCCGGACAAGGGGACCGCGGTCCGGATGCTGCAGAAGCGGGCGCGCAGCCGGGCCGCTCTCTACGTGGGAGACGACGGATCCGATGAGCTGGTCTTCTCGAACGGCCGGGGCCGGGGGCTGGTGACGGTCCGCGTCGGCCGCAGCCGCGCCTCGAGAGCCGCCTACTACCTGCGCGATCAGACGGAGATCGACGATCTCCTGGCCCTGCTCGTGGCCCTGCGCGGGGAGCGTCCGGCCGGCCGCGACAGCCGGTTCAGATCCGGGGTCGTGCGGAGGCGTTGA
- a CDS encoding trehalose-6-phosphate synthase, giving the protein MKESLRAILVLLLLGLLAWGTSRLVDKTSRTWFEQDVTRKATLAVSRVHDDLVRGWTSDDRADVGRTLGDIARDARILAAAACGEDGGTIAATPGYPQPLACERVGPRISSARRDPQTGEWPTWSRLMDLDGGRVHVSAVPVEAGDHRLGFVVLLQDMTYADLRAETSRRFTLAAFGILAVAASLATALATRFSWRNWTSDLRRILRGKPPSRAFQPIVRDVRDLAEQIASESLSEGRGVAWTADRLRRNLRRYLHGEKVIILANREPYIHDRGPDGTIRVLHPASGLVTALEPVMRAFSGVWVAHGGGSADREVSDRAGRIRVPPGEESYALRRVWLTPEEEKGYYYGFSNEGLWPLCHIAHTRPVFRGEDWSVYQSVNRKFADAVCAEVDTPDPIIFVQDYHFALVPRIIRERLPRAMILSFWHIPWPNSENFEICPWHKELLHGMLGSSILGFHIRLHCNNFIDSVDRYLEARIDRESRAVIHRGWTTLVRAYPISVDWPNRLLKDAPPVDRCRREVFEEYGVAPDVLLGLGVDRLDYTKGIEERLLAVERLLERFPQFRGHFTFVQIAAPSRTAIDRYRGLRQSVEELADRINRKFGQGSYRPLVLKIEHYEPPEILRLYRAADVCYISSLHDGMNLVAKEFLSARDDERGVLILSCFTGAARELTEALIVNPYDLEQSSAALAAALEMSPEEQQERMHAMRLYLSEFNVYRWAGQMLVDAARLRQRHQVSDRLSDPTGPRETVTP; this is encoded by the coding sequence GTGAAAGAGTCGCTTCGCGCGATCCTCGTTCTGCTCCTCCTCGGTCTCCTGGCCTGGGGCACGTCGCGGCTCGTCGACAAGACCAGCCGCACATGGTTCGAGCAGGACGTCACGAGGAAGGCGACCCTCGCCGTGTCGAGAGTCCACGACGATCTCGTCCGTGGCTGGACTTCGGACGATCGGGCCGACGTCGGCCGCACCCTCGGCGACATCGCACGCGACGCACGGATCCTGGCGGCCGCGGCATGCGGCGAGGACGGCGGGACGATCGCCGCGACGCCGGGGTACCCGCAGCCGCTGGCGTGCGAGCGCGTGGGCCCGCGGATCTCCTCCGCCCGGCGCGATCCGCAGACCGGCGAGTGGCCGACCTGGAGCCGGCTGATGGATCTCGACGGCGGGAGGGTGCATGTCAGCGCCGTACCCGTGGAGGCCGGCGATCACCGGCTCGGCTTCGTCGTTCTCCTGCAGGACATGACATACGCCGACCTGCGCGCCGAGACGTCCCGGCGCTTCACGCTGGCCGCGTTCGGGATCCTGGCGGTCGCGGCCTCGCTCGCCACCGCGCTGGCCACACGCTTTTCCTGGCGCAACTGGACCTCGGACCTGCGGCGCATTCTGCGCGGCAAGCCTCCGTCGCGGGCCTTCCAGCCGATCGTGAGGGACGTGCGGGATCTGGCGGAGCAGATCGCCTCGGAGTCGCTCTCCGAAGGTCGCGGCGTCGCCTGGACCGCCGATCGGCTGCGCCGCAATCTGCGGCGCTACCTTCACGGCGAGAAAGTCATCATCCTGGCCAATCGCGAGCCGTATATCCATGACCGCGGCCCCGACGGGACGATCCGGGTCCTGCATCCGGCGAGCGGGCTGGTGACGGCGCTCGAACCGGTCATGCGCGCCTTTTCCGGCGTCTGGGTGGCGCATGGCGGCGGGTCCGCCGATCGCGAGGTGAGCGACCGCGCGGGGCGCATCCGCGTGCCGCCCGGCGAGGAGTCGTACGCCCTCCGGAGGGTCTGGCTCACCCCCGAAGAGGAGAAGGGCTACTACTACGGCTTCTCCAACGAGGGGCTGTGGCCCCTGTGCCACATCGCCCACACGCGCCCCGTCTTTCGCGGCGAGGATTGGAGCGTCTATCAGAGCGTGAATCGCAAGTTCGCCGACGCCGTCTGCGCGGAGGTCGACACCCCCGATCCGATCATCTTCGTGCAGGACTATCATTTCGCCCTGGTGCCCCGGATCATCCGCGAGCGGCTGCCGCGGGCGATGATCCTGAGCTTCTGGCACATTCCGTGGCCGAACTCGGAGAACTTCGAGATCTGTCCCTGGCACAAGGAGCTTCTCCACGGAATGCTCGGGAGCAGCATCCTCGGCTTCCACATCAGGCTCCACTGCAACAACTTCATCGACTCGGTCGATCGCTACCTCGAGGCGCGCATCGATCGGGAGAGCCGCGCGGTCATCCACCGGGGCTGGACCACGCTCGTTCGCGCCTACCCGATCTCCGTCGACTGGCCCAACCGCCTGCTCAAGGACGCGCCGCCGGTGGATCGCTGCCGGCGGGAAGTCTTCGAGGAGTACGGAGTGGCGCCGGACGTGCTCCTGGGTCTCGGGGTCGATCGTCTCGACTACACGAAGGGGATCGAGGAGCGTCTGCTCGCCGTGGAGAGGCTCCTGGAGCGCTTCCCGCAGTTCCGCGGCCACTTCACGTTCGTGCAGATCGCGGCGCCGAGCCGGACGGCCATCGATCGCTACCGCGGGCTGCGCCAGAGCGTCGAGGAGCTGGCGGACCGGATCAACCGGAAGTTCGGCCAGGGATCGTACCGGCCGCTCGTCCTGAAGATCGAGCACTACGAGCCGCCCGAGATCCTGCGGCTCTACCGGGCGGCGGACGTCTGCTACATCAGCAGTCTGCACGACGGGATGAATCTCGTGGCCAAGGAGTTTCTCTCGGCCCGCGACGACGAGCGCGGCGTTCTGATCCTGAGCTGCTTCACCGGCGCGGCGCGCGAGCTGACCGAGGCGCTCATCGTCAATCCGTACGACCTCGAGCAGTCGAGCGCCGCGCTCGCGGCGGCCCTGGAGATGTCCCCGGAGGAGCAGCAGGAGCGCATGCACGCGATGCGTCTGTATCTGTCCGAGTTCAACGTCTACAGGTGGGCGGGTCAGATGCTGGTGGACGCCGCCCGGCTGCGCCAGCGGCACCAGGTCTCCGATCGTCTCTCGGACCCCACCGGGCCGAGAGAAACCGTCACGCCGTGA
- a CDS encoding glycoside hydrolase family 15 protein, translating to MRLEDLGLIGNCQFSALVSRRGDVVWCCLPRFDSEPVFASLLDADYGGRFTVAPAADANGTQRYVENTNVLETTFTTTDGSFRVLDFAPRYLLHDRSFRPTQIVRIVEPVSGTPRVRIACEPCLGWSRRAPDRIQGSNHVQFEGYASPFRLTTDIPLSYLGGQPFALTERRHLVLAWGPPVEEALPALCERFLTETLRYWQRWTKHCNIPPLFQEEVVRSALVLKLHCFEDTGAIVAATTTSIPEAPGSGRTWDYRYCWLRDAAYVLGAFRLLGHFEEREQFVRYLLDIVARNPSLDLAPLYRVDGTSDLNERMLPDWPGFEGEKPVRVGNAAAAYRQNDIYGEVMLALAPVMLDARFRADQTREKIDLLERLARQAVAVAGTPDAGIWEYRTEWIPQTFSSLMCWAAADRMARVAAHHLPDREDGYRGSAASIREDILKNAWNADLGSFVAARGSRDLDASLLQMAPLHFLPPDDPHLRSTIDTIRGRLARDGWLLRYLHDDGFGAPTVAFVLCTFWLVEALVATGRGPEARETFERARAALPPLGLLSEDFDPATRRLWGNYPQAYSHVGLIHAAFAASPRWADIL from the coding sequence GTGCGCCTCGAGGATCTCGGACTGATTGGGAACTGCCAGTTCTCCGCCCTCGTGTCGCGCCGGGGCGATGTCGTGTGGTGCTGTCTCCCGCGCTTCGATTCCGAGCCGGTTTTCGCGAGTCTCCTCGATGCCGATTATGGAGGACGATTCACGGTCGCCCCCGCGGCGGATGCGAACGGGACGCAGCGCTACGTCGAAAACACCAATGTTCTCGAGACGACCTTCACGACGACCGACGGCTCGTTTCGTGTGCTCGATTTCGCGCCCCGCTACCTGCTTCACGACCGCTCGTTCCGGCCGACCCAGATCGTGCGGATCGTCGAGCCGGTGTCCGGCACGCCGCGCGTCCGCATCGCGTGCGAACCGTGTCTGGGCTGGTCGCGGCGGGCTCCGGATCGGATTCAGGGATCGAACCACGTGCAGTTCGAAGGTTACGCGAGCCCCTTCCGGCTGACCACCGACATCCCCTTGTCCTATCTCGGAGGGCAGCCGTTCGCCCTCACCGAGAGACGCCATCTCGTCCTGGCCTGGGGGCCGCCCGTCGAGGAGGCGCTGCCGGCGCTGTGCGAAAGATTCCTGACGGAGACGCTGCGCTACTGGCAGCGCTGGACCAAGCATTGCAACATCCCGCCTCTCTTTCAGGAGGAGGTGGTGCGATCGGCCCTGGTGCTGAAGCTCCATTGTTTCGAGGACACCGGGGCGATCGTGGCGGCGACGACGACCTCGATCCCGGAGGCGCCGGGCAGCGGCCGGACCTGGGACTACCGGTACTGCTGGCTGCGTGATGCGGCCTACGTGCTCGGGGCCTTCCGGCTCCTGGGGCACTTCGAGGAGCGCGAGCAGTTCGTGCGCTACCTCCTCGACATCGTGGCCCGCAATCCCTCGCTGGACCTGGCTCCGCTGTATCGCGTCGACGGGACGTCCGACCTGAACGAACGAATGCTTCCCGACTGGCCCGGCTTCGAAGGTGAGAAGCCGGTGCGGGTCGGCAATGCCGCCGCCGCGTACCGGCAGAACGACATCTACGGCGAAGTGATGCTGGCTCTCGCGCCGGTCATGCTCGACGCGCGATTCCGGGCGGATCAGACGCGCGAGAAGATCGATCTGCTCGAGCGCCTGGCGCGCCAGGCGGTCGCCGTGGCGGGGACCCCCGACGCGGGGATCTGGGAATACCGCACCGAGTGGATTCCGCAGACCTTCTCGAGCCTGATGTGCTGGGCGGCGGCGGACCGCATGGCCAGGGTGGCCGCGCATCATCTCCCGGACCGGGAGGACGGCTACCGCGGGTCGGCGGCGTCGATCCGCGAGGACATCCTCAAAAACGCCTGGAACGCGGATCTGGGCAGCTTCGTCGCCGCCCGCGGCAGCCGCGATCTCGACGCGTCACTGCTCCAGATGGCACCGCTCCACTTCCTGCCGCCGGATGATCCGCATCTCCGATCCACCATCGACACGATTCGCGGCCGCCTCGCCAGGGACGGATGGCTCCTGCGGTACCTCCACGACGATGGCTTCGGCGCGCCGACCGTCGCCTTCGTCCTCTGCACCTTCTGGCTCGTCGAGGCCCTGGTCGCCACGGGCCGCGGCCCCGAGGCGCGCGAAACGTTCGAACGCGCGCGCGCCGCTCTCCCGCCCCTGGGTCTGCTCTCGGAGGACTTCGACCCCGCGACGCGCCGTCTCTGGGGCAACTACCCCCAGGCGTACTCGCACGTGGGCCTCATCCACGCCGCGTTCGCGGCGTCGCCGCGCTGGGCCGACATTCTGTGA